In Candidatus Parvarchaeota archaeon, the following are encoded in one genomic region:
- a CDS encoding DNA-directed RNA polymerase subunit L, translating into MKINFLAKETNYVEMVIEGEEHSLPNALREIIAQDSDVEFAAYTMDHPQIASPKLIVRTKNKNALSVIREAIKELAKQTAKFKDEFAQTAHAPRKKSK; encoded by the coding sequence ATGAAAATAAATTTCCTGGCAAAGGAGACTAATTACGTTGAAATGGTGATAGAAGGAGAGGAGCACAGCCTGCCAAACGCGCTTCGCGAAATCATTGCGCAGGACTCCGACGTTGAATTCGCAGCATACACGATGGACCACCCACAGATAGCATCGCCAAAGCTGATTGTCAGGACAAAGAACAAAAATGCCCTTTCCGTTATTCGCGAGGCAATAAAGGAGCTTGCAAAGCAGACCGCAAAATTCAAGGATGAATTTGCACAGACAGCCCATGCACCCAGGAAAAAATCAAAGTAG